The following coding sequences lie in one Campylobacter sp. RM16189 genomic window:
- a CDS encoding MmcB family DNA repair protein has protein sequence MKVLLEKGIKIKLIKYLYSKNPNSVIVPEIGLGGDEFMQINAMADIVELNNEITIYEIKSARDSLARLKHQISHYLKYANRVFVVVDEKFINKLQIPDQVGILVVSDNKIIEQRPATSSQMEVEFYLKHWWSIERRKAFRGFKTGSFANLSKSKETALHYFSNQQIADLTIARLKQRYKDESDLIRKLILEKRYYKLFPHRDLNPKEMKIEPMVRMSKGKIEFLTKI, from the coding sequence TTGAAAGTTTTATTAGAAAAAGGTATAAAAATTAAACTTATAAAATACCTATATAGTAAAAATCCGAACTCGGTTATAGTTCCTGAAATAGGTCTTGGCGGAGATGAGTTTATGCAAATCAATGCAATGGCTGATATTGTTGAACTAAATAACGAAATTACAATATATGAAATAAAGTCTGCTAGAGACAGCTTGGCTCGTCTCAAACATCAAATAAGTCACTATTTAAAATATGCAAATAGGGTTTTTGTTGTAGTTGATGAGAAATTTATAAATAAGCTTCAAATTCCGGATCAAGTAGGTATTTTGGTTGTTAGTGACAATAAAATTATTGAGCAAAGACCTGCAACGAGCTCTCAAATGGAAGTTGAGTTTTATCTAAAGCATTGGTGGAGTATTGAGCGTAGAAAAGCCTTTCGTGGCTTTAAAACCGGAAGTTTTGCAAATTTAAGTAAATCCAAAGAGACTGCACTTCACTACTTTTCTAATCAACAAATTGCCGATTTGACAATAGCAAGACTGAAACAACGCTACAAGGATGAGAGTGATCTTATTAGAAAGCTGATTTTAGAAAAAAGATACTATAAACTTTTTCCTCACAGAGATTTAAACCCAAAAGAAATGAAAATAGAACCTATGGTTAGAATGAGCAAAGGAAAAATAGAGTTTTTAACTAAAATTTGA
- a CDS encoding AAA family ATPase — MTNKERFSKLLEILNEGLIEKEQAISLTLLSLIAGKSIFLFGPPGTAKSLVARRVSKAFASDKFFDYLMNRFSTPEEIFGPLKLSELRKDRLERQIKGFLPDADFAFLDEIWKSSPAILNSLLTIINEKRFTNGSDVIKVPLKGLVAASNEFPQEGQGLEALYDRFVLRLVVPRIEKKSNFKLLLSSLGANENIEISDELKISEELLSKIIKDSKSIKIGSAILDVIVNIKNKITKYNNNIQKQDETEIELSDDIKIIDISERRWINIMGLLRVSAVANDRQNIELSDVLLLKHTLWEDESQIQAISQIIDEAISKKIAQVTNFDGYKNTLDSVAEVFKRQEYYDGVKTIDKEAYLKLNINGEFYANLDGLNSGNLNPALMLKDGVLVPSQSIKYKFIKNENSQEITVYNYSSSTIPTRINYALNPRPPKKEELGDIIYALDELKNNIDNNLNRYKSEVENFFATNSNIFISKKENLIAIQNISSLVDELESLKIQTINLKKEMEKSYVE; from the coding sequence ATGACAAACAAAGAGAGATTTTCTAAACTTTTGGAGATTTTAAACGAAGGACTAATTGAAAAAGAGCAGGCGATTTCACTAACACTTTTAAGCTTGATTGCCGGCAAAAGTATCTTTTTGTTTGGACCACCTGGCACTGCTAAAAGCCTTGTAGCCCGTAGAGTTTCTAAAGCTTTTGCAAGCGATAAGTTTTTTGATTATTTAATGAATAGATTTAGTACACCAGAAGAAATTTTTGGACCACTTAAACTAAGTGAGCTTAGAAAAGATAGGTTGGAGCGTCAAATAAAGGGATTTTTGCCGGATGCTGATTTTGCATTTTTGGATGAAATTTGGAAAAGTAGCCCGGCAATCCTTAATTCTCTTTTGACTATAATCAATGAAAAGCGTTTTACAAATGGCAGTGATGTGATTAAAGTTCCATTAAAAGGTCTAGTTGCAGCTAGTAATGAATTTCCCCAAGAGGGTCAGGGATTAGAGGCGCTTTACGATAGATTTGTCTTGCGACTTGTAGTACCAAGGATTGAGAAAAAATCAAATTTTAAGCTACTGTTATCCTCGCTTGGAGCAAATGAGAATATTGAAATTTCTGATGAATTGAAAATTAGCGAAGAACTTTTAAGCAAAATCATTAAAGATTCTAAAAGCATAAAAATAGGGTCTGCAATTTTAGACGTGATAGTCAATATAAAAAATAAAATAACCAAGTATAACAATAATATACAAAAGCAAGATGAGACAGAAATTGAATTGAGTGATGATATTAAGATAATAGATATAAGTGAAAGGCGATGGATAAATATTATGGGGTTGCTTCGTGTAAGTGCGGTAGCAAATGATAGGCAAAATATTGAACTATCGGATGTTTTATTGCTAAAGCATACTTTATGGGAAGATGAATCACAGATACAAGCTATATCTCAAATTATTGATGAAGCGATTAGTAAAAAAATAGCACAAGTTACAAATTTTGATGGCTATAAAAATACTTTAGATAGTGTTGCTGAGGTTTTTAAAAGACAAGAGTACTATGATGGAGTTAAAACAATAGATAAAGAAGCGTATTTAAAACTAAACATTAACGGTGAATTTTATGCTAATTTGGATGGATTAAACAGTGGAAATCTAAATCCGGCTTTAATGCTGAAAGATGGAGTTTTGGTTCCAAGCCAAAGCATTAAGTATAAATTTATAAAAAATGAAAATAGTCAAGAAATTACAGTTTATAATTATTCGAGCTCCACAATACCAACAAGAATAAATTATGCATTAAATCCAAGACCACCAAAAAAAGAAGAATTAGGAGATATTATCTATGCACTAGATGAACTTAAAAACAATATTGACAATAACCTCAATAGATATAAAAGCGAAGTTGAAAATTTCTTTGCTACAAACTCTAATATTTTTATATCAAAAAAAGAAAATTTAATTGCTATACAAAATATATCATCTCTAGTAGATGAGTTAGAAAGTCTAAAAATACAGACTATAAATTTAAAAAAAGAGATGGAAAAAAGCTATGTTGAGTAA
- a CDS encoding VWA domain-containing protein: protein MLSKSFIKKHKEFDLDINLNFIKDEWLIYCILQDYSFCVNYIIESKQKEEKHLEQNLQRYQSISDEDFSDEDLYSLLEDMQDNISDFNSSLYVADNLSKDRLISHKNYLLELYSELIEKEFINIKQNHINKVKKLCVQTDISALSSLASELFEIQQEENSKMHGAGNNKTLSKKQKLVLDKYIKMLKQNEIKTLCDMLGKNFKTGNGKTKLNYSNKGNLNKFVKEQISGVTLGHDFENALPSELALIDDPDFGILFDIKFVENRLFCFEKQGFVHKDSVGFESNNYGKSGPIILCIDTSGSMLGEPENISKVLALFISKLATKNKRDVFLINFGINTELLDFSLPANLITLTNFLSNRFGGGTDINPAIKIACEIIKSNPKFKNSDVLAISDMQFEEINQIKPKGIKFYGLVVDCYGSNLNLDPFFDELYQYDCNQKSIKKITNKNRKSALI, encoded by the coding sequence ATGTTGAGTAAGAGTTTTATAAAAAAACATAAAGAATTTGATCTTGATATAAATCTAAATTTTATTAAAGATGAATGGTTGATTTATTGTATTTTACAAGACTATTCGTTTTGCGTAAATTATATTATAGAATCAAAACAAAAAGAAGAAAAACATTTAGAACAAAATTTGCAAAGATACCAGAGTATAAGCGATGAAGATTTTAGCGATGAAGATCTATATTCTTTGCTTGAAGATATGCAGGATAACATTAGTGATTTTAATTCAAGTCTATATGTGGCAGATAACTTAAGTAAAGATAGGTTGATTAGTCATAAAAACTACTTACTAGAGTTGTATTCCGAGCTCATAGAAAAGGAATTTATAAACATAAAACAAAATCATATAAATAAGGTTAAGAAGCTATGCGTTCAAACTGATATATCCGCTTTGAGCTCTTTGGCGTCTGAATTATTTGAGATACAACAAGAAGAAAATAGTAAAATGCATGGCGCAGGAAACAATAAAACGCTTAGCAAAAAGCAAAAATTAGTTCTTGATAAATATATAAAAATGTTAAAACAAAACGAGATAAAAACACTATGTGATATGCTTGGTAAAAATTTTAAAACAGGCAATGGAAAAACAAAGCTAAATTATTCCAATAAGGGTAATCTGAATAAATTTGTAAAAGAGCAGATTAGCGGTGTCACTCTTGGGCATGATTTTGAGAATGCTTTACCAAGCGAACTTGCTTTGATTGATGATCCTGATTTTGGAATTTTATTTGATATAAAATTTGTTGAGAATAGACTATTTTGCTTTGAAAAACAAGGATTTGTCCATAAGGATAGTGTTGGTTTTGAATCCAATAATTACGGGAAAAGTGGCCCCATTATACTTTGTATTGATACAAGTGGAAGCATGCTTGGTGAACCTGAAAATATTTCAAAGGTCTTAGCACTTTTTATTTCAAAACTTGCTACTAAAAATAAAAGGGATGTTTTTTTAATCAATTTTGGTATTAATACCGAGTTATTAGATTTTAGTTTGCCTGCAAATTTAATAACATTAACTAATTTTTTGAGCAATAGGTTTGGTGGAGGAACAGACATAAATCCTGCTATAAAAATAGCTTGTGAGATTATAAAGTCTAATCCAAAATTTAAAAATTCAGATGTTCTTGCAATTAGCGATATGCAGTTTGAAGAGATTAATCAAATAAAGCCAAAAGGTATCAAATTTTATGGATTAGTTGTAGATTGCTATGGGAGTAATTTAAATTTAGATCCGTTTTTTGATGAATTATATCAATACGATTGTAATCAAAAGAGCATAAAAAAGATTACAAATAAGAATCGTAAATCAGCTTTAATTTAA